The following are encoded together in the Drosophila takahashii strain IR98-3 E-12201 chromosome X, DtakHiC1v2, whole genome shotgun sequence genome:
- the LOC108066938 gene encoding venom protease-like, with the protein MVLRSSIALYLYLCGVLLSSCFAKPKLHFGSCRGSGQCRLLSDCLEEPGYVLAEDSSECFNTFCCLKKQPVYPQSVDNYCRHDLKPHISNGEVTKRREFPWMAMLLYGDRLTPKCGGSLVGNQWVLTAAHCVPSQPYEEDLRLVRLGVWDVQQLTDSQDIPIARTIVHEKYLPAETTGTNLEKHSNDIALLVLERVVTYSEFIQPICLPSSLYPRRGDNYVNYGLTIAGWGRTSEESTATAPVKIKARVNGWSRDSCLERYKDLADGQMCAGGDKSRKGSCFGDSGGPVMDGNQLVGIVSLGEARCGSDRGPMVVTRVDSYLAWLGEHFLDRPESPEPKIEQPIKRNSGFFNIFARRVFGNAENQTNQGDQEVVPFAL; encoded by the exons ATGGTTCTCCGATCTTCAATTGcattgtatctgtatctctgcGGGGTGCTTTTATCCAGCTGTTTTGCCA AACCGAAGCTGCACTTTGGCAGCTGTCGGGGATCGGGCCAGTGCCGCCTGCTGTCGGACTGCCTGGAGGAGCCGGGCTACGTGCTGGCGGAGGACTCCTCCGAGTGCTTCAACACGTTCTGCTGTCTGAAGAAACAGCCGGTGTATCCGCAGTCGGTGGACAACTACTGCCGCCACGACCTCAAGCCGCACATCTCGAACGGAGAGGTGACCAAGCGGCGCGAGTTCCCCTGGATGGCCATGCTGCTGTACGGCGATCGGCTGACGCCCAAGTGCGGTGGCTCCCTGGTGGGCAACCAGTGGGTCCTGACCGCCGCCCACTGTGTGCCCAGTCAGCCGTACGAGGAGGACCTGCGACTCGTTCGCCTGGGCGTCTGGGATGTCCAGCAGCTGACGGACTCGCAGGACATCCCCATAGCTCGAACAATTGTCCACGAGAAGTACCTGCCGGCGGAGACGACGGGCACGAATCTGGAGAAGCACTCCAATGACATTGCCCTGCTGGTTTTGGAGCGAGTGGTCACCTACTCGGAGTTCATCCAGCCCATCTGCCTGCCCTCCAGCCTTTATCCGCGGCGCGGCGACAACTATGTGAACTACGGCCTGACCATCGCCGGCTGGGGCCGCACCAGCGAGGAGTCCACGGCCACGGCGCCGGTGAAGATCAAGGCCCGGGTGAATGGATGGTCGCGGGACAGCTGCCTGGAGAGGTACAAGGACCTGGCCGATGGACAGATGTGCGCCGGCGGGGATAAGTCCAGGAAGGGCAGCTGCTTCGGCGACTCCGGCGGCCCCGTGATGGACGGCAACCAGCTGGTGGGCATCGTCTCGCTGGGGGAGGCCAGGTGCGGTTCGGATCGGGGACCCATGGTCGTCACGCGAGTCGACTCCTATTTGGCCTGGCTGGGGGAGCACTTCCTCGATCGCCCGGAATCGCCGGAACCAAAAATCGAGCAACCCATCAAAAGAAACTCGGgcttttttaacattttcgcAAGAAGAGTTTTTGGCAACGcagaaaaccaaacaaatcaAGGAGATCAAGAAGTTGTGCCCTTTGCTCTttga
- the Mco4 gene encoding uncharacterized protein Mco4, giving the protein MKFNLVQTLIFTLCLISVQIYGIQDASGKRIVSKYERIMQMYPLLSSGAGESSQWRAAEKDNQRHPCRRDCADHQPMTCYYYMVVHYDDTMAETCKRYLQSKFRFKLNGKEYIDGITLADQLAANDDCKYADGLESEVMVVNGQLPGMSIEVCYGDTVVADVINSMHETTTVHWHGMHQRLTPFMDGVPHVTQYPIEAGQAFRYRFEVDHGGTNWWHSHTEHQRAFGLAGALVVRMPPKLNPHAHLYDFDMTEHVIMIQDWVHNFVESVAENILINGRGRNLKKGVKAAKPTLYAHFPVVRGGRYRFRVIFNGVSNCPISLSIDNHDLVVIASDGNDIEPVTVQRIMFHGAERFDFVLHANQEVANYWIRVKGYSFCAKNQLHQEAVLHYRDADPRKLDTHTLSYAYDAPGKTLNELGDETAGSGSSSISLATLNAQRPEPEVAPSVTFYTSMNAFEVRQGEGFRFQMDDISFNMPKMSLLQTRNLGVGQFFCNRSQQANLGFNCRQRHCQCSNVIQVPANQQVEFVVSSLSQTPHPIHLHGYTFRVVGMGVLGEQKIGQIEQIDKKTPLPRRGRGAPLKDSVQVPAFGYTIFRFYSNSPGYWMFHCHISPHSENGMAAVVRVGEDIEMKMCPVSNCGLCSSVA; this is encoded by the exons ATGAAATTCAATTTGGTGCAGACACTGATCTTCACTTTGTGCCTCATAAGCGTGCAAATATATGGCATTCAAG ATGCCAGCGGGAAGCGGATCGTGAGCAAGTATGAGCGGATAATGCAGATGTATCCCCTGCTGTCCTCAGGCGCGGGCGAGTCCTCGCAGTGGCGGGCGGCGGAGAAGGATAACCAGCGGCATCCTTGCAGGCGCGACTGCGCCGATCACCAGCCGATGACCTGCTACTACTACATGGTGGTGCACTACGACGATACGATGGCGGAGACCTGCAAGCGGTATCTCCAG TCCAAATTCCGCTTCAAGCTGAATGGCAAGGAGTACATCGATGGCATAACGCTGGCCGACCAGCTGGCGGCGAACGACGACTGCAAATACGCTGATGGGCTGGAGAGCGAGGTGATGGTGGTGAATGGCCAGCTGCCCGGGATGAGCATCGAGGTGTGCTACGGCGACACCGTGGTGGCGGACGTGATCAACAGCATGCACGAGACGACGACGGTCCACTGGCACGGGATGCACCAGCGCCTCACTCCGTTCATGGACGGGGTGCCCCACGTGACCCAGTATCCAATTGAGGCGGGCCAGGCGTTCCGCTACCGCTTCGAGGTGGATCATGGGGGCACCAACTGGTGGCACAGCCACACGGAGCACCAGCGTGCCTTCGGTTTGGCCGGTGCGCTGGTGGTGCGAATGCCACCCAAGCTCAATCCCCATGCCCATCTGTACGACTTTGATATGACGGAGCACGTGATCATGATCCAGGACTGGGTGCACAACTTCGTGGAGAGCGTGGCCGAGAATATCCTGATCAACGGGCGGGGCAGGAACCTCAAGAAGGGCGTCAAGGCCGCCAAGCCGACGCTCTACGCCCACTTTCCGGTGGTCAGGGGCGGACGCTATCGCTTCCGGGTGATCTTTAATG GCGTCTCCAACTGCCCGATCAGCCTGAGCATCGACAACCACGACCTGGTGGTGATTGCCAGCGATGGCAACGACATCGAGCCGGTGACGGTGCAGCGGATCATGTTCCACGGCGCCGAGCGCTTCGACTTTGTGCTGCACGCCAACCAGGAGGTGGCCAACTACTGGATCCGCGTCAAGGGCTACAGCTTCTGTGCGAAGAACCAGCTGCACCAGGAGGCGGTGCTCCATTACAGGGACGCAGATCCCCGGAAGCTGGACACGCACACCCTCAGCTATGCGTACGATGCGCCTGGCAAGACGCTCAATGAGCTGGGCGATGAGACGGCGggcagtggcagcagcagcatttcGCTGGCCACACTGAATGCCCAGCGACCGGAACCGGAAGTGGCGCCCTCGGTGACCTTCTACACCAGCATGAACGCCTTCGAGGTGCGCCAGGGCGAGGGTTTCCGCTTCCAAATGGACGACATTAGCTTCAACATGCCCAAGATGTCGCTCCTGCAGACGCGAAACCTGGGCGTTGGCCAATTCTTCTGCAATCGCTCGCAGCAGGCGAATCTGGGCTTCAATTGCCGGCAGCGGCACTGCCAGTGCTCGAATGTCATCCAGGTGCCGGCCAATCAGCAGGTCGAGTTCGTCGTCTCCAGCCTCTCGCAGACGCCGCACCCGATCCACCTGCATGGCTACACCTTTCGGGTGGTCGGCATGGGCGTGCTGGGCGAGCAGAAGATCGGCCAGATCGAGCAGATCGACAAGAAGACGCCGTTGCCGCGTCGCGGACGCGGTGCTCCGCTGAAGGATTCGGTGCAGGTGCCCGCCTTTGGCTACACGATATTCCGGTTCTACTCCAACAGTCCCGGCTACTGGATGTTCCACTGTCACATCTCGCCGCACTCGGAGAACGGAATGGCCGCCGTGGTGCGCGTGGGCGAGGATATCGAGATGAAGATGTGCCCGGTGAGCAACTGCGGACTGTGCAGTTCGGTGGCCTGA
- the Srx gene encoding sulfiredoxin isoform X1 — MEFISQFIRLASRRGNGFGPILQRNRSSIVQKDSTMDTTIHSAGIAEIHMVPMSVIQRPIPSVLDEKKVQSLMETIKGESSEDEVPPIDLLWITGDEGGDYYFSFGGCHRFEAYKRLQRPEIKAKLVKSTLGDLYHYMGSSAPKYLA, encoded by the exons ATGGAGTTCATTAGCCAGTTCATACGACTGGCGAGCAGACGCGGCAACGGATTCGGTCCAATCCTGCAGAGAAATCGGAGCAGCATCGTCCAAAAAGA cagcaccaTGGACACCACCATCCACTCAGCGGGCATAGCCGAGATCCACATGGTTCCCATGAGCGTCATTCAGAGGCCCATACCCTCCGTTCTTGACGAGAAGAAGGTGCAATCCCTGATGGAAACCATTAAG GGCGAAAGCAGCGAGGACGAGGTGCCCCCCATCGATCTGCTGTGGATCACGGGCGACGAGGGCGGCGACTACTACTTCAGCTTCGGCGGATGCCACCGGTTCGAGGCCTACAAGCGTCTGCAGCGGCCGGAGATCAAGGCGAAGCTGGTGAAGTCCACCTTGGGGGATCTGTACCACTACATGGGCTCCAGTGCACCCAAGTACCTGGCCTGA
- the Srx gene encoding sulfiredoxin isoform X2 gives MEFISQFIRLASRRGNGFGPILQRNRSSIVQKDTMDTTIHSAGIAEIHMVPMSVIQRPIPSVLDEKKVQSLMETIKGESSEDEVPPIDLLWITGDEGGDYYFSFGGCHRFEAYKRLQRPEIKAKLVKSTLGDLYHYMGSSAPKYLA, from the exons ATGGAGTTCATTAGCCAGTTCATACGACTGGCGAGCAGACGCGGCAACGGATTCGGTCCAATCCTGCAGAGAAATCGGAGCAGCATCGTCCAAAAAGA caccaTGGACACCACCATCCACTCAGCGGGCATAGCCGAGATCCACATGGTTCCCATGAGCGTCATTCAGAGGCCCATACCCTCCGTTCTTGACGAGAAGAAGGTGCAATCCCTGATGGAAACCATTAAG GGCGAAAGCAGCGAGGACGAGGTGCCCCCCATCGATCTGCTGTGGATCACGGGCGACGAGGGCGGCGACTACTACTTCAGCTTCGGCGGATGCCACCGGTTCGAGGCCTACAAGCGTCTGCAGCGGCCGGAGATCAAGGCGAAGCTGGTGAAGTCCACCTTGGGGGATCTGTACCACTACATGGGCTCCAGTGCACCCAAGTACCTGGCCTGA
- the Arp8 gene encoding actin-related protein 8 — protein MQRSRASSTSSGRLPAPPPMGAPPPQPLEAPKIIVIHPGSQHLRIGRAADLNPLTLLHAVAYRRRLATATDQPHHDPLLPPLDNVNTTALMVDFEEQRLAVSRILQHCVVDEKNRLRVATPPQQLAHFNRSSQAEKVQMQVIPEEELPWLEHLFDDRILRLSAQDARDYDIHFPMQRGELNVHKEKGGSLQASLQHLERIWSYALETRLKIPLRELNTHCAVLVVNDVYVRRHLRELMTLLLQRLGFRRCFLVQDSVASTYGAGIGYGCVVDIGAQKTSIACIEDGISQLDARVRLPYGGGDLDQVLLLLLRKCGFPYRECNVQDSYADAHLLDELKERFCHLNASVCGAQEKHFNLRRPNGQWLRYTIQVGDEAIMAPLALFHTELLNITGRMRSVCTQQAAQEQYDCEDCFDAEYLKETGRKNGLSTATQQRSQLQLPVTADDEEQLIVVDQTTEDQANSNGQQTNCYQNGQTGQVLPLDQAVIRSISRLSSGETRRKMFGSILLVGSSAKLPGLAAWLEHRISQQIQPTDTEVNVFTKGMDAGMVAWKGAAIMSVLESARELWISQHDWQRHGLRILRERSPFLW, from the exons ATGCA GCGATCCCGtgccagcagcaccagcagtgGCCGCCTGCCGGCTCCTCCGCCAATGGGAGCTCCTCCTCCGCAGCCCCTGGAGGCGCCCAAGATCATTGTCATCCATCCGGGATCGCAGCATTTGAGGATAGGCCGGGCGGCCGACCTGAATCCGCTCACCCTGCTGCACGCGGTGGCCTACAGGCGTCGCTTGGCCACGGCTACGGACCAACCGCATCATGATCCTCTCCTGCCGCCGCTGGACAACGTGAACACCACTGCTTTAATGGTGGACTTTGAGGAGCAGCGCCTGGCGGTGTCGCGCATCCTGCAGCACTGCGTCGTGGATGAGAAGAATCGTTTGAGGGTGGCCACGCCGCCCCAGCAGTTGGCCCACTTCAATCGGAGCAGCCAGGCGGAGAAGGTGCAGATGCAGGTGATCCCAGAGGAGGAGTTGCCCTGGCTGGAGCACCTCTTCGACGACCGGATACTGCGACTGAGCGCTCAGGATGCCCGCGACTACGACATCCACTTTCCCATGCAGCGGGGCGAACTGAATGTGCACAAGGAGAAGGGCGGCTCCCTGCAG GCCAGCCTGCAGCACTTGGAGCGCATCTGGTCATATGCTCTAGAGACCCGTCTCAAGATCCCGCTGCGCGAACTGAACACCCACTGTGCCGTCCTCGTGGTCAACGATGTCTATGTGCGGCGGCATCTGCGCGAGCTGATGACCCTGCTGCTGCAGCGCCTCGGCTTCAGGCGCTGCTTCCTCGTCCAGGACAGCGTGGCTTCCACCTATGGCGCCGGCATTGGCTACGGCTGTGTGGTGGACATTGGCGCCCAAAAGACCTCGATTGCTTGCATCGAGGATGGGATTTCCCAGCTGGATGCCCGCGTGCGGCTGCCCTATGGCGGCGGCGATCTGGATCAAGTGCTTCTCCTGCTCCTGCGCAAATGTGGCTTTCCCTACCGCGAGTGCAACGTTCAGGACAGCTATGCGGATGCCCATCTGCTGGACGAGCTGAAGGAGCGGTTCTGCCATCTCAATGCCAGCGTCTGTGGCGCCCAGGAGAAGCACTTTAATCTGCGCCGGCCAAACGGCCAGTGGCTGCGCTACACCATCCAGGTGGGCGACGAGGCCATCATGGCGCCTCTGGCCCTCTTTCACACCGAACTGCTCAACATTACGGGCCGCATGCGGTCGGTTTGCACGCAGCAGGCTGCGCAGGAGCAGTACGACTGCGAGGACTGCTTCGATGCGGAGTATCTGAAGGAGACGGGCCGCAAGAACGGCCTCTCCACGGCAACCCAGCAACGCTCTCAGCTCCAACTGCCGGTGACCGCCGACGATGAGGAGCAGCTGATTGTGGTGGATCAGACGACGGAGGATCAGGCGAACAGCAATGGCCAGCAGACGAACTGCTATCAGAATGGCCAGACGGGTCAGGTGTTGCCCCTCGATCAGGCCGTCATCCGATCCATCAGCCGTCTGTCCAGCGGCGAGACGAGGCGCAAGATGTTCGGTTCCATACTGCTCGTCGGCAGCAGTGCCAAGCTGCCGGGACTGGCCGCCTGGCTGGAGCATCGGATTAGCCAGCAAATTCAGCCCACCGACACCGAGGTGAATGTCTTCACCAAGGGCATGGACGCGGGCATGGTGGCCTGGAAGGGAGCGGCCATTATGTCCGTGCTGGAGAGCGCCCGCGAGCTGTGGATATCGCAGCACGACTGGCAGCGCCACGGACTGCGGATACTCCGCGAGCGATCGCCGTTCCTCTGGTGA
- the LOC108066917 gene encoding cytoplasmic 60S subunit biogenesis factor ZNF622, producing the protein MSHFTCLNCDARFASADVQRDHYKTDWHRYNLKRRVAQLPPVTAEEFQQRVLSARSATDAALEEQQLSVYCQACRRQFGGQKAHDNHLNSRKHKELLARFERDQMMASGGSASTASASVCTRSVLEPRPHPALAAAAAGKGRLAFAERAAKADEDQEMDEDDDDFEDIEEEEVDSDEWDKIPENPLTERDCLFCSHESEDLVENLKHMSVAHSFFIPDTEYCTDIEGLLYYLGEKVANYFICLFCNDRGKTFYSLDAVRKHMVDKGHCQMLHEGVALAEYAEYYDYSSSYPDNKEGMDIDDEVVPELLDGDEYQLVLPSGAVIGHRSLLRYYRQHLRPERAVVLQKSDRKLHRVLSEYRALGWTHTQQLSAARKARDIHLMKRVQSKWQMKLGCKANKLQKHYRAQVLI; encoded by the exons ATGTCGCACTTTACCTGCCTGAACTGCGATGCCCGCTTCGCCAGCGCGGATGTGCAGCGGGATCACTACAAGACCGACTGGCATCGCTACAACCTGAAGCGCAGGGTGGCCCAGCTGCCCCCGGTCACGGCGGAGGAGTTCCAGCAGCGCGTGCTGAGCGCCCGCAGTGCCACGGATGCGGcgctggaggagcagcagctgagCGTCTACTGCCAGGCCTGCAGGAGGCAGTTTGGTGGCCAGAAGGCCCACGACAATCACCTGAACAGCCGCAAGCACAAGGAGCTCCTCGCCCGCTTCGAGCGGGATCAGATGATGGCCAGCGGTGGCAGCGCCAGTACCGCCTCCGCTTCCGTTTGCACGCGCAGCGTCCTCGAGCCACGCCCCCATCCCGCcctggccgccgccgccgctggcaAGGGTCGTCTGGCCTTTGCGGAGCGAGCCGCCAAGGCGGATGAGGACCAGGAGATGGAcgaagacgacgacgacttcGAGGacatcgaggaggaggag GTGGACTCCGATGAGTGGGACAAGATACCCGAGAATCCGCTGACGGAGCGCGACTGCCTGTTCTGCTCACACGAGAGCGAGGATCTGGTGGAGAACCTGAAGCACATGTCCGTGGCCCACTCGTTCTTCATCCCAGACACAGAATACTGCACCGACATCGAGGGACTGCTCTACTACCTGGGCGAGAAGGTGGCCAACTACTTCATCTGCCTGTTCTGCAACGATCGCGGCAAGACCTTCTACTCCCTGGACGCGGTGCGCAAGCACATGGTCGACAAGGGCCACTGCCAGATGCTCCACGAGGGCGTGGCGCTGGCCGAGTATGCCGAGTACTACGACTACAGCAGCAGTTACCCAGATAAT AAAGAAGGCATGGACATTGATGACGAGGTGGTGCCCGAGCTGCTAGACGGCGATGAGTACCAGTTGGTGCTGCCATCCGGGGCAGTCATTGGCCATCGGTCCCTGCTCCGCTACTACCGCCAGCATCTCCGGCCGGAACGCGCTGTGGTCCTCCAGAAGTCCGACCGCAAACTGCATCGCGTGCTCAGCGAATATCGTGCTCTCGGCTGGACGCACACCCAACAGCTCTCTGCCGCTCGCAAGGCACGCGACATTCATCTGATGAAGCGCGTCCAGTCCAAGTGGCAGATGAAGCTCGGCTGCAAGGCCAACAAGCTGCAGAAGCACTATCGCGCCCAGGTTCTGATATAA